A single Megachile rotundata isolate GNS110a chromosome 9, iyMegRotu1, whole genome shotgun sequence DNA region contains:
- the GPHR gene encoding golgi pH regulator isoform X3, whose product MNSWIAVIFFLGGWVFFVKKLFRDYEVHHRLVQLIFSTTFSLSCTMFELIIFEIVGVLDSSSRYFHWNVGLYMLLFMVIVLIPFYIAYFIISNIRFVRLRLIRPLTVIVYLFYLYLFWKVGDPFPILSPKKGLLSIEQGVSRIGVIGVTVMALLSGFGAVNYPYTSMAYFMRPVTYADVQAIERRLLQTMDMIVAKKKRIALAKKGEVVGQTEARSRLWGMLGPLSGTKSNQEMITIFPGIKQLQTEVMALEELSRQLFLEAHDIQIARERLEWAATWQGKYFNVLGYFFSVYCTWKIFISTINIVFDRVGKKDPVTRAIEIAVHWMGFNIDVTFWSQHISFYLVGCIVLTSIRGLLLTLTKFFYAISSSKSSNIIVLILAQIMGMYFVSSVLLMRMNMPAEYRIIITQVLGELQFNFYHRWFDVIFLVSALSSIVFLYLAHKQAPAERI is encoded by the exons ATGAACTCGTGGATAGCG GTGATTTTCTTCTTAGGAGGATGGGtattttttgtaaaaaagtTATTTCGGGATTACGAAGTTCATCATAGATTAGTACAATTAATTTTCTCCACAACGTTTTCATTGTCCTGTACTATGTTTGAgctaattatttttgaaatagtAGGAGTTCTTGATTCTAG TTCTAGATATTTTCATTGGAACGTTGGTCTTTATATGCTTCTCTTTATGGTAATTGTTCTGATTCCATTTTACATAGCATACTTTATTATCAGTAATATTAGATTTG tAAGACTGAGATTAATACGACCATTAACGGTTATTGTATATCTTTTTTACCTTTACTTGTTTTGGAAAGTGGGAGATCCTTTTCCAATTTTAAGTCCAAAGAAAGGTCTTTTATCTATCGAACAAGGTGTTAGTAGAATAGGAGTTATCGGCGTTACCGTTATGGCACTGTTGTCAGGATTTGGTGCTGTTAATTATCCGTACACCTCGATGGCTTATTTCATGAGGCCAGTAACATACGCCGATGTTCAGGCTATAGAGAGACGGTTATTGCAAACAATGGACATGATTGTTGCTAAAAAAAAGCGGATAGCACTAGCTAAAAAGGGAGAAGTGGTAGGACAGACTGAAGCTCGTTCTCGGCTTTGGGGTATGCTCGGGCCTTTAAGCGGTACTAAAAGTAATCAAGAGA TGATCACAATATTTCCAGGTATTAAACAGCTACAAACAGAAGTCATGGCACTAGAAGAATTATCCAGACAGTTATTTTTAGAGGCACACGATATTCAGATCGCAAGAGAACGCTTAGAATGGGCTGCTACTTGGCAAggaaaatatttcaatgttttaGGATATTTCTTCTCTGTATATTGTACGTGGAAAATATTTATC TCAACGATTAATATAGTTTTCGACCGTGTCGGCAAGAAAGATCCTGTAACTAGGGCAATCGAAATCGCAGTACATTGGATGGGTTTCAATATTGATGTTACATTCTGGTCGCAACACATTTCCTTTTATCTTGTTGGTTGTATTGTTCTTACGTCAATCCGTGGTTTATTATTAACCCTTACAAAG TTTTTTTATGCTATATCAAGTAGCAAATCATCGAATattattgtgcttatacttgcTCAAATAATG GGAATGTATTTCGTATCTTCGGTACTTTTAATGCGAATGAATATGCCTGCTGAATATCGAATAATAATAACTCAAGTTTTAGGGGAATTACAGTTCAATTTTTATCATAGATGGTTCGACGTTATTTTTTTGGTATCTGCTTTATCGTCAATCGTGTTTTTGTACTTAGCTCATAAGCAAGCACCGGCAGAACGTATTTGA
- the GCS2alpha gene encoding glucosidase 2 subunit alpha isoform X1, whose translation MASYVRSLYYRVALLLVLVCSSFLVDAVNRDTFKTCDQSSFCRRCRKVEPGKTPYQLRLDTLVNNRSSISIDLFNKDTWILYTLQLTALKNNTFRLRINEKNPLRPRYEPEHALQDQPQTSELTLVEKTVDQVTVTNGDNKVILYANPFRMDLYSQDTLVVSANARGLMRYEHHRAKPKKPEEEETAENIDVANNEQPPGDGAESDPGAWEENFKTHHDSKPFGPEAVALDFSFPGAEYAYGVPEHADSFALKSTKQAHPYRLYNLDVFEYEVNERMSLYGAIPVLYAHGKERTTGIFWHNVAETWIDILSSADNNVVESIVNLVSGSSKKSQVDAHFMSESGVIDVFFMLGPKPLDVFKQYTGLTGTAPLPQMFTLGYHQSRWNYNDQDDVIQIAENFDVHDLPLDVMWLDIEYTDSKKYFTWDERKFPNPLEMIHNLTAKGRKLVVIIDPHIKRDNSYFLHNDATKLGYYVKTRDGKDYEGWCWPGAASYLDFFDPLVQEYYINQYSLDKFHGTTNDVYIWNDMNEPSVFNGPEVTMPKDVIHHGGWEHRSVHNINGFLMGMLTYEALFRRSGGTLRPFILTRSFFAGSQRYVAMWTGDNTAEWEHLRISYPMCLSMAVSGMSFCGADVGGFFKNPDSELFIRWNQAGAWLPFYRQHSHIETKRREPWTYNDETTQLVREAFRMRYSYLPLWYTLFREHETTGVPVIRPLWAHYPSETETYAIDDEILVGDSILVRPVFQPSVTDVNVYFPGEGKITWYDVDTMQPYRQPGLVSVPVTLHKIPVFQRGGSIVPRKMRIRRSTVAMKNDPYTLVVITDSSGKANGTLYIDDETSFEYRHGKYLYLKLNFEGNKLTSTFIDKLASYQTESWLERVDIANPPKGVKSAVLTSRNLGKVTLETKYNPNNNVLTVRKPGVNMGEEWTIELIH comes from the exons ATGGCTTCATACGTGCG ttCTTTATATTATAGGGTGGCATTACTATTAGTATTGGTCTGTTCTTCCTTTCTTGTTGACGCAGTCAATAGGGATACGTTTAAAACATGCGACCAAAGCAGTTTTTGCAG ACGCTGCAGAAAAGTTGAACCTGGAAAAACGCCGTATCAACTGCGGTTAGACACGTTGGTTAATAATCGATCCAGTATAAGCATAGATTTATTTAATAAGGATACGTGGATTCTCTATACGTTGCAATTGACGGCGTTGAAAAATAATACATTCAGACTCCGTATCAACGAAAAGAATCCTTTACGTCCCAGATATGAACCTGAACATGCTCTTCAAGACCAACCTCAAACATCCGAGTTGACACTGGTCGAAAAAACTGTAGATCAAGTAACTGTAACAAATGGAGATAACAAAGTTATATTATATGCTAATCCATTTAGAATGGACTTGTATTCTCAAGATACGTTAGTTGTGTCCGCCAATGCGAGAGGACTCATGAGATACGAGCATCATCGTGCAAAGCCTAA GAAacccgaagaagaagaaactgcAGAAAATATCGATGTAGCGAATAATGAGCAACCTCCGGGCGACGGAGCAGAAAGTGATCCAGGTGCATGggaagaaaatttcaaaactcatcATGACTCGAAACCGTTTGGTCCAGAGGCTGTTGCTTTAGATTTTAGCTTCCCAGGAGCGGAATACGCGTACGGTGTACCAGAACATGCCGATTCTTTTGCATTAAAATCAACTAAACAAGCTCATCCGTACAGACTGTATAATTTAGACGTATTCGAATACGAGGTCAACGAAAGAATGTCACTTTACGGTGCAATACCTGTTCTTTATGCTCACGGTAAAGAGAGAACGACCGGTATTTTTTGGCACAATGTTGCCGAAACATGGATCGATATTTTATCAAGTGCAGACAATAACGTCGTAGAAAGTATCGTAAATTTGGTATCTGGTTCTAGCAAAAAGTCACAAGTGGATGCCCACTTCATGTCAGAATCCGGCGTAATCGATGTATTCTTCATGTTAGGCCCTAAGCCTTTAGACGTATTTAAACAGTACACTGGCTTAACGGGCACAGCACCTTTGCCGCAAATGTTCACTTTAGGATATCACCAGTCTCGTTGGAATTACAACGATCAGGATGACGTGATACAAATAGCAGAGAACTTTGACGTGCATGATCTACCTCTAGATGTTATGTGGCTAGATATCGAATACACCGATAGTAAAAAATACTTCACTTGGGACGaacgtaaattcccaaatcctctcgAAATGATACACAACTTGACCGCAAAGGGTAGAAAATTGGTTGTTATCATCGACCCGCATATTAAACGCGATAACAGTTATTTCCTTCATAATGATGCAACGAAACTCGGTTATTACGTTAAAACGAGAGATGGAAAGGATTACGAAGGATGGTGTTGGCCGGGAGCGGCATCATATTTAGACTTCTTTGATCCACTAGTACAAGAATATTATATCAATCAATATAGCTTGGATAAATTCCATGGTACTACTAATGATGTGTACATTTGGAACGATATGAACGAACCAAGCGTATTTAACGGTCCCGAAGTAACTATGCCTAAAGATGTAATCCATCACGGTGGCTGGGAACACAGAAGCGTTCACAATATCAATGGATTTCTCATGGGCATGTTAACGTACGAAGCTTTATTCAGAAGATCAGGAGGCACTCTACGACCGTTTATTCTAACAAGATCATTCTTTGCCGGATCACAACGTTATGTGGCTATGTGGACCGGAGACAATACAGCTGAGTGGGAGCATCTTCGTATCAGTTATCCAATGTGTCTTAGCATGGCTGTTTCTGGAATGTCGTTCTGTGGTGCGGACGTTGGAGGTTTCTTCAAAAATCCGGATTCTGAACTGTTTATAAGGTGGAATCAAGCTGGTGCCTGGCTTCCTTTCTATCGTCAGCATTCCCACATCGAAACCAAACGACGCGAACCTTGGACATATAACGATGAAACTACTCAACTGGTCAGGGAAGCCTTCAGAATGAGATATTCCTATTTGCCATTATGGTATACGCTTTTCCGGGAGCATGAAACAACTGGTGTCCCTGTGATACGACCCCTATGGGCTCATTATCCGAGCGAAACAGAAACTTACGCCATCGACGATGAAATATTAGTCGGTGATTCTATACTCGTACGTCCAGTCTTTCAGCCATCCGTTACGGATGTTAACGTATACTTCCCTGGAGAAGGCAAAATAACCTGGTACGATGTTGATACCATGCAACCGTATCGTCAGCCAGGCTTGGTCAGTGTTCCTGTAACTCTTCACAAAATTCCGGTATTCCAAAGAGGCGGTTCCATCGTTCCGCGTAAAATGAGAATACGCCGTAGCACGGTCGCGATGAAAAACGATCCATACACTTTGGTAGTGATAACGGATTCTTCTGGTAAAGCAAACGGCACCTTGTACATCGATGACGAGACCAGTTTCGAATATCGCCATGGAAAATATCTATATTTGAAACTTAATTTTGAAGGGAATAAATTAACTTCCACGTTCATAGACAAATTAGCTTCGTATCAAACGGAGAGCTGGTTAGAAAGGGTAGACATCGCAAATCCACCTAAAGGAGTTAAATCGGCTGTATTAACTTCGCGCA ATTTGGGAAAAGTTACCTTGGAAACTAAATACAATCcaaataataatgtattaacTGTGCGTAAACCGGGTGTAAATATGGGAGAAGAATGGACTATCGAACTAATCcattaa
- the GCS2alpha gene encoding glucosidase 2 subunit alpha isoform X2 translates to MASYVRVALLLVLVCSSFLVDAVNRDTFKTCDQSSFCRRCRKVEPGKTPYQLRLDTLVNNRSSISIDLFNKDTWILYTLQLTALKNNTFRLRINEKNPLRPRYEPEHALQDQPQTSELTLVEKTVDQVTVTNGDNKVILYANPFRMDLYSQDTLVVSANARGLMRYEHHRAKPKKPEEEETAENIDVANNEQPPGDGAESDPGAWEENFKTHHDSKPFGPEAVALDFSFPGAEYAYGVPEHADSFALKSTKQAHPYRLYNLDVFEYEVNERMSLYGAIPVLYAHGKERTTGIFWHNVAETWIDILSSADNNVVESIVNLVSGSSKKSQVDAHFMSESGVIDVFFMLGPKPLDVFKQYTGLTGTAPLPQMFTLGYHQSRWNYNDQDDVIQIAENFDVHDLPLDVMWLDIEYTDSKKYFTWDERKFPNPLEMIHNLTAKGRKLVVIIDPHIKRDNSYFLHNDATKLGYYVKTRDGKDYEGWCWPGAASYLDFFDPLVQEYYINQYSLDKFHGTTNDVYIWNDMNEPSVFNGPEVTMPKDVIHHGGWEHRSVHNINGFLMGMLTYEALFRRSGGTLRPFILTRSFFAGSQRYVAMWTGDNTAEWEHLRISYPMCLSMAVSGMSFCGADVGGFFKNPDSELFIRWNQAGAWLPFYRQHSHIETKRREPWTYNDETTQLVREAFRMRYSYLPLWYTLFREHETTGVPVIRPLWAHYPSETETYAIDDEILVGDSILVRPVFQPSVTDVNVYFPGEGKITWYDVDTMQPYRQPGLVSVPVTLHKIPVFQRGGSIVPRKMRIRRSTVAMKNDPYTLVVITDSSGKANGTLYIDDETSFEYRHGKYLYLKLNFEGNKLTSTFIDKLASYQTESWLERVDIANPPKGVKSAVLTSRNLGKVTLETKYNPNNNVLTVRKPGVNMGEEWTIELIH, encoded by the exons ATGGCTTCATACGTGCG GGTGGCATTACTATTAGTATTGGTCTGTTCTTCCTTTCTTGTTGACGCAGTCAATAGGGATACGTTTAAAACATGCGACCAAAGCAGTTTTTGCAG ACGCTGCAGAAAAGTTGAACCTGGAAAAACGCCGTATCAACTGCGGTTAGACACGTTGGTTAATAATCGATCCAGTATAAGCATAGATTTATTTAATAAGGATACGTGGATTCTCTATACGTTGCAATTGACGGCGTTGAAAAATAATACATTCAGACTCCGTATCAACGAAAAGAATCCTTTACGTCCCAGATATGAACCTGAACATGCTCTTCAAGACCAACCTCAAACATCCGAGTTGACACTGGTCGAAAAAACTGTAGATCAAGTAACTGTAACAAATGGAGATAACAAAGTTATATTATATGCTAATCCATTTAGAATGGACTTGTATTCTCAAGATACGTTAGTTGTGTCCGCCAATGCGAGAGGACTCATGAGATACGAGCATCATCGTGCAAAGCCTAA GAAacccgaagaagaagaaactgcAGAAAATATCGATGTAGCGAATAATGAGCAACCTCCGGGCGACGGAGCAGAAAGTGATCCAGGTGCATGggaagaaaatttcaaaactcatcATGACTCGAAACCGTTTGGTCCAGAGGCTGTTGCTTTAGATTTTAGCTTCCCAGGAGCGGAATACGCGTACGGTGTACCAGAACATGCCGATTCTTTTGCATTAAAATCAACTAAACAAGCTCATCCGTACAGACTGTATAATTTAGACGTATTCGAATACGAGGTCAACGAAAGAATGTCACTTTACGGTGCAATACCTGTTCTTTATGCTCACGGTAAAGAGAGAACGACCGGTATTTTTTGGCACAATGTTGCCGAAACATGGATCGATATTTTATCAAGTGCAGACAATAACGTCGTAGAAAGTATCGTAAATTTGGTATCTGGTTCTAGCAAAAAGTCACAAGTGGATGCCCACTTCATGTCAGAATCCGGCGTAATCGATGTATTCTTCATGTTAGGCCCTAAGCCTTTAGACGTATTTAAACAGTACACTGGCTTAACGGGCACAGCACCTTTGCCGCAAATGTTCACTTTAGGATATCACCAGTCTCGTTGGAATTACAACGATCAGGATGACGTGATACAAATAGCAGAGAACTTTGACGTGCATGATCTACCTCTAGATGTTATGTGGCTAGATATCGAATACACCGATAGTAAAAAATACTTCACTTGGGACGaacgtaaattcccaaatcctctcgAAATGATACACAACTTGACCGCAAAGGGTAGAAAATTGGTTGTTATCATCGACCCGCATATTAAACGCGATAACAGTTATTTCCTTCATAATGATGCAACGAAACTCGGTTATTACGTTAAAACGAGAGATGGAAAGGATTACGAAGGATGGTGTTGGCCGGGAGCGGCATCATATTTAGACTTCTTTGATCCACTAGTACAAGAATATTATATCAATCAATATAGCTTGGATAAATTCCATGGTACTACTAATGATGTGTACATTTGGAACGATATGAACGAACCAAGCGTATTTAACGGTCCCGAAGTAACTATGCCTAAAGATGTAATCCATCACGGTGGCTGGGAACACAGAAGCGTTCACAATATCAATGGATTTCTCATGGGCATGTTAACGTACGAAGCTTTATTCAGAAGATCAGGAGGCACTCTACGACCGTTTATTCTAACAAGATCATTCTTTGCCGGATCACAACGTTATGTGGCTATGTGGACCGGAGACAATACAGCTGAGTGGGAGCATCTTCGTATCAGTTATCCAATGTGTCTTAGCATGGCTGTTTCTGGAATGTCGTTCTGTGGTGCGGACGTTGGAGGTTTCTTCAAAAATCCGGATTCTGAACTGTTTATAAGGTGGAATCAAGCTGGTGCCTGGCTTCCTTTCTATCGTCAGCATTCCCACATCGAAACCAAACGACGCGAACCTTGGACATATAACGATGAAACTACTCAACTGGTCAGGGAAGCCTTCAGAATGAGATATTCCTATTTGCCATTATGGTATACGCTTTTCCGGGAGCATGAAACAACTGGTGTCCCTGTGATACGACCCCTATGGGCTCATTATCCGAGCGAAACAGAAACTTACGCCATCGACGATGAAATATTAGTCGGTGATTCTATACTCGTACGTCCAGTCTTTCAGCCATCCGTTACGGATGTTAACGTATACTTCCCTGGAGAAGGCAAAATAACCTGGTACGATGTTGATACCATGCAACCGTATCGTCAGCCAGGCTTGGTCAGTGTTCCTGTAACTCTTCACAAAATTCCGGTATTCCAAAGAGGCGGTTCCATCGTTCCGCGTAAAATGAGAATACGCCGTAGCACGGTCGCGATGAAAAACGATCCATACACTTTGGTAGTGATAACGGATTCTTCTGGTAAAGCAAACGGCACCTTGTACATCGATGACGAGACCAGTTTCGAATATCGCCATGGAAAATATCTATATTTGAAACTTAATTTTGAAGGGAATAAATTAACTTCCACGTTCATAGACAAATTAGCTTCGTATCAAACGGAGAGCTGGTTAGAAAGGGTAGACATCGCAAATCCACCTAAAGGAGTTAAATCGGCTGTATTAACTTCGCGCA ATTTGGGAAAAGTTACCTTGGAAACTAAATACAATCcaaataataatgtattaacTGTGCGTAAACCGGGTGTAAATATGGGAGAAGAATGGACTATCGAACTAATCcattaa
- the GPHR gene encoding golgi pH regulator isoform X4: MFELIIFEIVGVLDSSSRYFHWNVGLYMLLFMVIVLIPFYIAYFIISNIRFVRLRLIRPLTVIVYLFYLYLFWKVGDPFPILSPKKGLLSIEQGVSRIGVIGVTVMALLSGFGAVNYPYTSMAYFMRPVTYADVQAIERRLLQTMDMIVAKKKRIALAKKGEVVGQTEARSRLWGMLGPLSGTKSNQEMITIFPGIKQLQTEVMALEELSRQLFLEAHDIQIARERLEWAATWQGKYFNVLGYFFSVYCTWKIFISTINIVFDRVGKKDPVTRAIEIAVHWMGFNIDVTFWSQHISFYLVGCIVLTSIRGLLLTLTKFFYAISSSKSSNIIVLILAQIMGMYFVSSVLLMRMNMPAEYRIIITQVLGELQFNFYHRWFDVIFLVSALSSIVFLYLAHKQAPAERI; encoded by the exons ATGTTTGAgctaattatttttgaaatagtAGGAGTTCTTGATTCTAG TTCTAGATATTTTCATTGGAACGTTGGTCTTTATATGCTTCTCTTTATGGTAATTGTTCTGATTCCATTTTACATAGCATACTTTATTATCAGTAATATTAGATTTG tAAGACTGAGATTAATACGACCATTAACGGTTATTGTATATCTTTTTTACCTTTACTTGTTTTGGAAAGTGGGAGATCCTTTTCCAATTTTAAGTCCAAAGAAAGGTCTTTTATCTATCGAACAAGGTGTTAGTAGAATAGGAGTTATCGGCGTTACCGTTATGGCACTGTTGTCAGGATTTGGTGCTGTTAATTATCCGTACACCTCGATGGCTTATTTCATGAGGCCAGTAACATACGCCGATGTTCAGGCTATAGAGAGACGGTTATTGCAAACAATGGACATGATTGTTGCTAAAAAAAAGCGGATAGCACTAGCTAAAAAGGGAGAAGTGGTAGGACAGACTGAAGCTCGTTCTCGGCTTTGGGGTATGCTCGGGCCTTTAAGCGGTACTAAAAGTAATCAAGAGA TGATCACAATATTTCCAGGTATTAAACAGCTACAAACAGAAGTCATGGCACTAGAAGAATTATCCAGACAGTTATTTTTAGAGGCACACGATATTCAGATCGCAAGAGAACGCTTAGAATGGGCTGCTACTTGGCAAggaaaatatttcaatgttttaGGATATTTCTTCTCTGTATATTGTACGTGGAAAATATTTATC TCAACGATTAATATAGTTTTCGACCGTGTCGGCAAGAAAGATCCTGTAACTAGGGCAATCGAAATCGCAGTACATTGGATGGGTTTCAATATTGATGTTACATTCTGGTCGCAACACATTTCCTTTTATCTTGTTGGTTGTATTGTTCTTACGTCAATCCGTGGTTTATTATTAACCCTTACAAAG TTTTTTTATGCTATATCAAGTAGCAAATCATCGAATattattgtgcttatacttgcTCAAATAATG GGAATGTATTTCGTATCTTCGGTACTTTTAATGCGAATGAATATGCCTGCTGAATATCGAATAATAATAACTCAAGTTTTAGGGGAATTACAGTTCAATTTTTATCATAGATGGTTCGACGTTATTTTTTTGGTATCTGCTTTATCGTCAATCGTGTTTTTGTACTTAGCTCATAAGCAAGCACCGGCAGAACGTATTTGA
- the GPHR gene encoding golgi pH regulator isoform X1 has translation MGFLEDTFVILVTQVIFFLGGWVFFVKKLFRDYEVHHRLVQLIFSTTFSLSCTMFELIIFEIVGVLDSSSRYFHWNVGLYMLLFMVIVLIPFYIAYFIISNIRFVRLRLIRPLTVIVYLFYLYLFWKVGDPFPILSPKKGLLSIEQGVSRIGVIGVTVMALLSGFGAVNYPYTSMAYFMRPVTYADVQAIERRLLQTMDMIVAKKKRIALAKKGEVVGQTEARSRLWGMLGPLSGTKSNQEMITIFPGIKQLQTEVMALEELSRQLFLEAHDIQIARERLEWAATWQGKYFNVLGYFFSVYCTWKIFISTINIVFDRVGKKDPVTRAIEIAVHWMGFNIDVTFWSQHISFYLVGCIVLTSIRGLLLTLTKFFYAISSSKSSNIIVLILAQIMGMYFVSSVLLMRMNMPAEYRIIITQVLGELQFNFYHRWFDVIFLVSALSSIVFLYLAHKQAPAERI, from the exons ATGGGCTTTTTGGAGGATACATTCGTGATTCTTGTTACACAG GTGATTTTCTTCTTAGGAGGATGGGtattttttgtaaaaaagtTATTTCGGGATTACGAAGTTCATCATAGATTAGTACAATTAATTTTCTCCACAACGTTTTCATTGTCCTGTACTATGTTTGAgctaattatttttgaaatagtAGGAGTTCTTGATTCTAG TTCTAGATATTTTCATTGGAACGTTGGTCTTTATATGCTTCTCTTTATGGTAATTGTTCTGATTCCATTTTACATAGCATACTTTATTATCAGTAATATTAGATTTG tAAGACTGAGATTAATACGACCATTAACGGTTATTGTATATCTTTTTTACCTTTACTTGTTTTGGAAAGTGGGAGATCCTTTTCCAATTTTAAGTCCAAAGAAAGGTCTTTTATCTATCGAACAAGGTGTTAGTAGAATAGGAGTTATCGGCGTTACCGTTATGGCACTGTTGTCAGGATTTGGTGCTGTTAATTATCCGTACACCTCGATGGCTTATTTCATGAGGCCAGTAACATACGCCGATGTTCAGGCTATAGAGAGACGGTTATTGCAAACAATGGACATGATTGTTGCTAAAAAAAAGCGGATAGCACTAGCTAAAAAGGGAGAAGTGGTAGGACAGACTGAAGCTCGTTCTCGGCTTTGGGGTATGCTCGGGCCTTTAAGCGGTACTAAAAGTAATCAAGAGA TGATCACAATATTTCCAGGTATTAAACAGCTACAAACAGAAGTCATGGCACTAGAAGAATTATCCAGACAGTTATTTTTAGAGGCACACGATATTCAGATCGCAAGAGAACGCTTAGAATGGGCTGCTACTTGGCAAggaaaatatttcaatgttttaGGATATTTCTTCTCTGTATATTGTACGTGGAAAATATTTATC TCAACGATTAATATAGTTTTCGACCGTGTCGGCAAGAAAGATCCTGTAACTAGGGCAATCGAAATCGCAGTACATTGGATGGGTTTCAATATTGATGTTACATTCTGGTCGCAACACATTTCCTTTTATCTTGTTGGTTGTATTGTTCTTACGTCAATCCGTGGTTTATTATTAACCCTTACAAAG TTTTTTTATGCTATATCAAGTAGCAAATCATCGAATattattgtgcttatacttgcTCAAATAATG GGAATGTATTTCGTATCTTCGGTACTTTTAATGCGAATGAATATGCCTGCTGAATATCGAATAATAATAACTCAAGTTTTAGGGGAATTACAGTTCAATTTTTATCATAGATGGTTCGACGTTATTTTTTTGGTATCTGCTTTATCGTCAATCGTGTTTTTGTACTTAGCTCATAAGCAAGCACCGGCAGAACGTATTTGA
- the GPHR gene encoding golgi pH regulator isoform X2 → MGFLEDTFVILVTQVIFFLGGWVFFVKKLFRDYEVHHRLVQLIFSTTFSLSCTMFELIIFEIVGVLDSSSRYFHWNVGLYMLLFMVIVLIPFYIAYFIISNIRFVRLRLIRPLTVIVYLFYLYLFWKVGDPFPILSPKKGLLSIEQGVSRIGVIGVTVMALLSGFGAVNYPYTSMAYFMRPVTYADVQAIERRLLQTMDMIVAKKKRIALAKKGEVVGQTEARSRLWGMLGPLSGTKSNQESIKQLQTEVMALEELSRQLFLEAHDIQIARERLEWAATWQGKYFNVLGYFFSVYCTWKIFISTINIVFDRVGKKDPVTRAIEIAVHWMGFNIDVTFWSQHISFYLVGCIVLTSIRGLLLTLTKFFYAISSSKSSNIIVLILAQIMGMYFVSSVLLMRMNMPAEYRIIITQVLGELQFNFYHRWFDVIFLVSALSSIVFLYLAHKQAPAERI, encoded by the exons ATGGGCTTTTTGGAGGATACATTCGTGATTCTTGTTACACAG GTGATTTTCTTCTTAGGAGGATGGGtattttttgtaaaaaagtTATTTCGGGATTACGAAGTTCATCATAGATTAGTACAATTAATTTTCTCCACAACGTTTTCATTGTCCTGTACTATGTTTGAgctaattatttttgaaatagtAGGAGTTCTTGATTCTAG TTCTAGATATTTTCATTGGAACGTTGGTCTTTATATGCTTCTCTTTATGGTAATTGTTCTGATTCCATTTTACATAGCATACTTTATTATCAGTAATATTAGATTTG tAAGACTGAGATTAATACGACCATTAACGGTTATTGTATATCTTTTTTACCTTTACTTGTTTTGGAAAGTGGGAGATCCTTTTCCAATTTTAAGTCCAAAGAAAGGTCTTTTATCTATCGAACAAGGTGTTAGTAGAATAGGAGTTATCGGCGTTACCGTTATGGCACTGTTGTCAGGATTTGGTGCTGTTAATTATCCGTACACCTCGATGGCTTATTTCATGAGGCCAGTAACATACGCCGATGTTCAGGCTATAGAGAGACGGTTATTGCAAACAATGGACATGATTGTTGCTAAAAAAAAGCGGATAGCACTAGCTAAAAAGGGAGAAGTGGTAGGACAGACTGAAGCTCGTTCTCGGCTTTGGGGTATGCTCGGGCCTTTAAGCGGTACTAAAAGTAATCAAGAGA GTATTAAACAGCTACAAACAGAAGTCATGGCACTAGAAGAATTATCCAGACAGTTATTTTTAGAGGCACACGATATTCAGATCGCAAGAGAACGCTTAGAATGGGCTGCTACTTGGCAAggaaaatatttcaatgttttaGGATATTTCTTCTCTGTATATTGTACGTGGAAAATATTTATC TCAACGATTAATATAGTTTTCGACCGTGTCGGCAAGAAAGATCCTGTAACTAGGGCAATCGAAATCGCAGTACATTGGATGGGTTTCAATATTGATGTTACATTCTGGTCGCAACACATTTCCTTTTATCTTGTTGGTTGTATTGTTCTTACGTCAATCCGTGGTTTATTATTAACCCTTACAAAG TTTTTTTATGCTATATCAAGTAGCAAATCATCGAATattattgtgcttatacttgcTCAAATAATG GGAATGTATTTCGTATCTTCGGTACTTTTAATGCGAATGAATATGCCTGCTGAATATCGAATAATAATAACTCAAGTTTTAGGGGAATTACAGTTCAATTTTTATCATAGATGGTTCGACGTTATTTTTTTGGTATCTGCTTTATCGTCAATCGTGTTTTTGTACTTAGCTCATAAGCAAGCACCGGCAGAACGTATTTGA